One region of Miscanthus floridulus cultivar M001 chromosome 19, ASM1932011v1, whole genome shotgun sequence genomic DNA includes:
- the LOC136526019 gene encoding uncharacterized protein: MQAAAAAQPTAAEVRGPGPADPLEGRNVRALPAAAGWRSEARGSSVRLRRDLEDESGSSAVVSAAEETLVAAVADLDAVAEFPSLLRARAFLAVAQAATSLLAVFLRCSGIDPDEPHQKGVCCHVPAIAQPIFVFLFQLIPTAPKSKQIDSASRIDSYNSSSECGNKVGVQQCSSVINYNNISTGCWAQTYANFDAGVWLLGTVMCFWTGFSYVV, from the exons ATGCAAGCTGCGGCGGCGGCCCAGCCCACGGCCGCCGAGGTACGAGGCCCGGGACCCGCGGATCCGCTGGAGGGGCGCAACGTGCGGGCCCTCCCGGCCGCCGCCGGCTGGAGGAGTGAGGCGCGCGGTTCCTCG GTACGTCTGCGGCGAGACCTGGAGGACGAGAGTGGGTCAAGTGCTGTGGTCTCGGCTGCTGAGGAGACGctcgtggcggcggtggcggaccTCGACGCCGTGGCCGAGTTCCCGTCCCTGCTCCGGGCGCGCGCTTTCCTCGCCGTGGCGCAGGCCGCCACCTCCCTCCTCGCAG TTTTTCTAAGGTGTTCGGGAATTGACCCTGACGAGCCCCATCAGAAAGGAGTTT GCTGTCATGTTCCTGCTATTGCTCAGCCCATCTTCGTGTTTCTGTTTCAGCTCATTCCTACTGCCCCCAAGAGTAAGCAGATCGACAGTGCCAGCAG GATTGATTCCTACAACAGCAGCTCAGAGTGTGGCAACAAAGTAGGCGTGCAGCAGTGCAGTTCAGTTATCAACTACAACAATATTTCAACAG GTTGCTGGGCCCAAACATATGCAAACTTTGATGCTGGAGTGTGGCTGCTGGGTACTGTGATGTGCTTTTGGACAGGTTTTAGTTATGTTGTATGA